The Phoenix dactylifera cultivar Barhee BC4 chromosome 12, palm_55x_up_171113_PBpolish2nd_filt_p, whole genome shotgun sequence genome has a window encoding:
- the LOC103705079 gene encoding protein LNK2-like isoform X1, translated as MFDWNDPDQVGHTIWGELSENEDHIVPYTKGTEDNTLLNFGDYNKKQKSEEANTVLRSTEHTAGVKNDFTGCNLENHSTFETNEELSAPRLDMDSWPDLPSLSAALGKGYNDENGRDSIATELMNDFNETSDLNEVRVQLDCEAEMFGNNHGDKDSDSFLDCDWANIGDFDDLDRIFSNNDSIFGHEMISNAEEYLCPSSDVISGTAHSIPMPDMPLSREETSDHGSSCGNRKSEEKTADNTVKTEEQAECKTHLTSDCCGTRNQYPDKNDGQKKLLKSRKKAEERNKIKTKQNLSSAWSHNVSQSHQSPSPNMHTLVKTPLQTFQSPAATQQRQVGGAENMRHLGPSNQFLLSGYGYFPYHFPVFPLLPHTHAERDQVKPVAVNCKIFPDSSKHSNSLAKPPDISSRPLTMTPQEKIEKLRRRQQMQAMRAIQQQQQQFGHQITGNDSLVLQTGSPKKQCQESVTSSAVVDDSGNKMSASDLSMLLDQDESQRISTSIDDHSLEETIYHELQDALGKLDITVRRCIRDSLFRLAQSATERQSAGDRSSTNKSNKDEDEVPANQETNRQNRCKKLPDAETNTNPVDRTVAHLLFYKPSESCMGPVKDEVPQSPVSCTPASKMPLHAHGSTSEENPENNGEMEVQPSV; from the exons GTAGGTCACACCATATGGGGTGAACTAAGTGAAAATGAAGACCATATAGTCCCTTATACCAAGGGCACTGAAGATAATACgttgcttaattttggagattaTAACAAAAAACAGAAAAGTGAAGAAGCTAACACTGTTTTAAGGTCCACTGAGCACACTGCTGGAGTTAAAAATGATTTTACTGGATGTAACCTGGAAAACCATTCCACCTTCGAAACAAATGAAGAACTTTCTGCTCCAAGACTTGACATGGATTCGTGGCCTGATTTGCCTTCTTTAAGTGCTGCACTTGGTAAAGGATACAATGATGAGAATGGTCGGGATTCTATAGCAACAGAACTGATGAACGATTTCAATGAAACATCCGACCTCAACGAAGTCAGAG TGCAGCTGGATTGCGAAGCTGAAATGTTTGGCAACAATCATGGAGATAAAGATAGTGACAGTTTTCTTGATTGTGATTGGGCTAACATCGGAGACTTTGATGATCTTGACAGAATTTTTAG TAATAATGATTCCATATTTGGACATGAAATGATCAGCAATGCCGAGGAATATCTTTGTCCATCTTCAGATGTAATTAGTGGGACTGCACATTCAATTCCAATGCCT GACATGCCATTAAGCAGGGAAGAAACTTCTGATCATGGTTCTTCCTGTGGGAACAGAAAGTCAGAAGAGAAG ACAGCAGATAATACTGTGAAAACTGAGGAGCAAGCTGAATGTAAAACTCATCTTACCAGTGACTGTTGTGGAACACGCAACCAGTACCCAGACAAG AATGATGGCCAGAAGAAGCTTTTAAAGTCTCGTAAGAaagcagaagaaagaaacaagatTAAAACTAAACAGAATTTAAGTAGTGCCTGGTCCCATAATGTTAGCCAGAGCCATCAATCTCCTAGTCCAAATATGCATACTTTGGTCAAGACTCCGTTACAAACCTTTCAATCTCCTGCTGCCACTCAACAAAGGCAGGTTGGTGGTGCTGAGAACATGAGACACCTTGGCCCGTCTAATCAGTTTCTGTTATCTGGATATGGATATTTTCCATATCACTTTCCTGTCTTTCCACTGCTGCCACATACTCATGCTGAGAGGGACCAAGTGAAACCAGTTGCTGTTAATTGTAAAATTTTTCCTGATTCCTCAAAGCATTCAAATTCTTTAGCAAAACCACCAGATATCTCTTCAAGACCATTGACAATGACACctcaagaaaagatagaaaaacTGAGGAGACGCCAGCAAATGCAGGCAATGCGTGCAAttcaacagcagcagcagcaatttGGTCATCAAATTACTGGTAATGACAGTTTGGTCCTTCAAACAGGTTCACCAAAGAAACAATGTCAGGAATCTGTTACAAGCTCTGCTGTAGTTGATGATAGTGGAAATAAGATGTCAGCATCAGATTTGAGCATGCTACTGGACCAAGATGAGTCCCAGAGGATCTCGACATCAATTGACGATCACTCTTTGGAAGAAACCATATACCATGAGCTTCAAGATGCTCTGGGGAAG TTGGACATTACCGTCCGACGTTGTATTCGAGATAGTTTGTTTCGTTTAGCCCAAAGTGCAACGGAAAGACAAAGTGCTGGTGATAGAAGTAGTACCAACAAAAGTAACAAAGATGAAGATGAAGTTCCGGCAAACCAGGAAACAAACAGACAAAATAG ATGCAAAAAATTGCCAGATGCAGAAACAAATACAAATCCCGTAGACCGAACTGTGGCTCATTTGCTGTTTTACAAGCCTTCAGAATCATGTATGGGACCTGTGAAAGATGAGGTACCACAATCGCCCGTTTCCTGTACCCCTG CTTCAAAGATGCCTCTACATGCTCATGGAAGTACTTCTGAGGAAAATCCTGAGAATAATGGAGAAATGGAGGTGCAACCTTCAGTCTGA
- the LOC103705079 gene encoding protein LNK2-like isoform X2 has protein sequence MKHPTSTKSELDCEAEMFGNNHGDKDSDSFLDCDWANIGDFDDLDRIFSNNDSIFGHEMISNAEEYLCPSSDVISGTAHSIPMPDMPLSREETSDHGSSCGNRKSEEKTADNTVKTEEQAECKTHLTSDCCGTRNQYPDKNDGQKKLLKSRKKAEERNKIKTKQNLSSAWSHNVSQSHQSPSPNMHTLVKTPLQTFQSPAATQQRQVGGAENMRHLGPSNQFLLSGYGYFPYHFPVFPLLPHTHAERDQVKPVAVNCKIFPDSSKHSNSLAKPPDISSRPLTMTPQEKIEKLRRRQQMQAMRAIQQQQQQFGHQITGNDSLVLQTGSPKKQCQESVTSSAVVDDSGNKMSASDLSMLLDQDESQRISTSIDDHSLEETIYHELQDALGKLDITVRRCIRDSLFRLAQSATERQSAGDRSSTNKSNKDEDEVPANQETNRQNRCKKLPDAETNTNPVDRTVAHLLFYKPSESCMGPVKDEVPQSPVSCTPASKMPLHAHGSTSEENPENNGEMEVQPSV, from the exons ATGAAACATCCGACCTCAACGAAGTCAGAG CTGGATTGCGAAGCTGAAATGTTTGGCAACAATCATGGAGATAAAGATAGTGACAGTTTTCTTGATTGTGATTGGGCTAACATCGGAGACTTTGATGATCTTGACAGAATTTTTAG TAATAATGATTCCATATTTGGACATGAAATGATCAGCAATGCCGAGGAATATCTTTGTCCATCTTCAGATGTAATTAGTGGGACTGCACATTCAATTCCAATGCCT GACATGCCATTAAGCAGGGAAGAAACTTCTGATCATGGTTCTTCCTGTGGGAACAGAAAGTCAGAAGAGAAG ACAGCAGATAATACTGTGAAAACTGAGGAGCAAGCTGAATGTAAAACTCATCTTACCAGTGACTGTTGTGGAACACGCAACCAGTACCCAGACAAG AATGATGGCCAGAAGAAGCTTTTAAAGTCTCGTAAGAaagcagaagaaagaaacaagatTAAAACTAAACAGAATTTAAGTAGTGCCTGGTCCCATAATGTTAGCCAGAGCCATCAATCTCCTAGTCCAAATATGCATACTTTGGTCAAGACTCCGTTACAAACCTTTCAATCTCCTGCTGCCACTCAACAAAGGCAGGTTGGTGGTGCTGAGAACATGAGACACCTTGGCCCGTCTAATCAGTTTCTGTTATCTGGATATGGATATTTTCCATATCACTTTCCTGTCTTTCCACTGCTGCCACATACTCATGCTGAGAGGGACCAAGTGAAACCAGTTGCTGTTAATTGTAAAATTTTTCCTGATTCCTCAAAGCATTCAAATTCTTTAGCAAAACCACCAGATATCTCTTCAAGACCATTGACAATGACACctcaagaaaagatagaaaaacTGAGGAGACGCCAGCAAATGCAGGCAATGCGTGCAAttcaacagcagcagcagcaatttGGTCATCAAATTACTGGTAATGACAGTTTGGTCCTTCAAACAGGTTCACCAAAGAAACAATGTCAGGAATCTGTTACAAGCTCTGCTGTAGTTGATGATAGTGGAAATAAGATGTCAGCATCAGATTTGAGCATGCTACTGGACCAAGATGAGTCCCAGAGGATCTCGACATCAATTGACGATCACTCTTTGGAAGAAACCATATACCATGAGCTTCAAGATGCTCTGGGGAAG TTGGACATTACCGTCCGACGTTGTATTCGAGATAGTTTGTTTCGTTTAGCCCAAAGTGCAACGGAAAGACAAAGTGCTGGTGATAGAAGTAGTACCAACAAAAGTAACAAAGATGAAGATGAAGTTCCGGCAAACCAGGAAACAAACAGACAAAATAG ATGCAAAAAATTGCCAGATGCAGAAACAAATACAAATCCCGTAGACCGAACTGTGGCTCATTTGCTGTTTTACAAGCCTTCAGAATCATGTATGGGACCTGTGAAAGATGAGGTACCACAATCGCCCGTTTCCTGTACCCCTG CTTCAAAGATGCCTCTACATGCTCATGGAAGTACTTCTGAGGAAAATCCTGAGAATAATGGAGAAATGGAGGTGCAACCTTCAGTCTGA